The Acidobacteriota bacterium nucleotide sequence GGCCAGGCCGGTGACAGCCGGAGCCCCCTCGGTCCACTCCGGACCCAGGCGCACACCCATCTCCTGGCCGCAGCGCACCACCGGCCGGTTGTCGGCCGTCGAGACGGCTGCGTTTTCAGCCGCCGGGTACTCCAGACCGAAGAATGCCCCGCCGTCGCCGCAGCGGACGGCGACCGGTTGGCCGAACCCGCCCGGTTTGAGCGTCAGAGCGGCGTCGCCGAGGCGGCTGTCCCGCACCCAGATCCAGCGCAGGAAGTGCGGCGCGCCCTTGAGCTGCCTCACGGCCAGCGACCGCCGGAAAAAAAACGCATCCGCATCCAGCCGGTAGGTGAGACGGACCTCCAGGCTGCCGGCGGCATCGCGGAACAGGAGTTCCAGTTTGACGCCGCCATCGGCGTCCTGCCGGCGGTCCTGCCTGTTGAGCACCAGATCGTTCGCCCGCACCATCGTTGGATTGGCCGCGTTGGCCGCCTGGTCCGGCGCCTGCCAGTCCGTCCACATCAGTTCCAGCGCGAAACCGGCGTCGGTGGCGATCGACGGCAGCGGCCGGCCCGCCGCCGACCAGGACGAGCGGGCCTCCAGGCGGTCCTCCACCAGGCGCCCGTCCTCGAGGCGGATGGTGAGGACGACTTGGTCGTTCACCAGGTCAAATCGAGTGGCTCCGACCGCGGGATTCGCGCTCTGCGGGGCGGCGGACCACCACATCACCAGCAGCGGAATCAGCGCGGCTCGGCATGTAGCGTGAATCCTCATGAGTGCTTCCTCGTGGTTCGGATCCTGCTACTCTAGCGGATCGGACGCGATAAATCAACGCGTCCGTGAACGCGAGCCTACATGGAAACGGCGCGTGACCGGGTGATCAGTCGCGGGTCTTGGTTCGGGAGGGGAGGTCGGCGGCGCGATCGGCGACGAGGCGTATCTTTTCGGCGAGCACGCCGGGGTCTTCGAGCGCGAGCCGCTCGGTGGAGACGCGCTGGTTAGCCGTGTAAAAATTCCGCTCCACGGCAGTCCAAAGCCACGGGATCAGTTCGGCCAACTGCGTGCGGCACGCCGAGCCGTCCAGGCGGAGGCTCTCCGTCTTAAACGCCGACTTGTCCCAAGACCCGCCGAACAGCTCCGCCATGTTGAGGCGGCGGTAGGAGGCCATGAAATCGCCGGCTTCGTCATCCATGGCGGTGAAAACCCTTCGGGGATCGGGACCGCCGGGCGAGCCCGAGCGCTGCATCTCGCGCTGGAGAAAGCGCAGGTTGTCCGCCCGCACGGTCATGTCGAAGATTCGGTCGGCGACCACGTACGGCAGCAGGAAGTCGGGGGGCGCGTAGGCGGTCTGCTTCTGCCAGTTTTGGGCGAACGGGGAGAAATTCAGATCAGCCGCCAGCATTTTGATCCGGGCGAACACGCTGCCCCACTCCTCGGTCTCCCGAATAGAGCCGTACCGGATCCGGTCCCACAGCATGTGGTCGAAAAAGAGCCGACCCAGCCGGTCGGGGTTGAACTCGAGCACCCGCCGACGGGACCGGTACCCGGTCTGGGACAACTGATCGAGGCTCAGGCGGACGGCCACCTCGCGGGGACTTTTTTTGTCCAGCCGGATGGAAGCGGCGACCACCTCCCAGCCGTCACGGCCGGGATCGAAAAACAGACCTTCAACCAGGTATTCGCCGCGCGGGAGCAGGACCAATTTTTCGTACGTGAGGACGTTGTCCGAACTGCGGCCGGAGGCCGCCAGCGAGGCCGTTTCGCGAAAGGCCACATGGCCGTCCAGGTTGATGATCACCAGTTGGAGCCGGAGATCGGCGCCGGCGGAGACGAGTAACGTGGGCGCCATGTCGAATCGAAGCAGGACGTGGTGACTGGGTGCGGTGCCGCCGGCAAGCACTGCGCCCAGCGACAGAATCAGGGAGAGCAGGACCAGACGGGTGCGCCTCATGACTATCACCTCCGTTGCCGGCCCCGGTATTCCGACGGGCCTTCTCACTCCGTTAGATGAGCCGTGCTGCAGGAGGTTCATCCGCGCCCGCCGACCGGACCGGCGGCGTGTCAGGGCATGCGCCGCAACCGGACCTCGACGCCCGGCACATCGGCGAGCAGCGGCGGAAGTTTGGCGATGTCGGTGTCCCCGAAATGGTATGGATACAGCACCTTGGGCTGGATCCGCCGCGCCGCTTCGACCGCCATCTCCAGCGTCATGGTGTACGGCAGGTTCACGGGGAGGAACGCGATGTCGACGCCGGCCAGCAGATCCATTTCGGGGATGTATTCGGTGTCGCCGGCGATGTAGACGCGGGTGTCGCCGAAGGTGAGCACGTAACCGTTCCCCTCGCCCTGCGGGTGGAAGGGGTCGCCATTCGGCCGCTTGTGTTTGATGTTATAAGCCGGGACGGCCTGGACGTAAACGCCTTTCACCATGCGCGCGTCGCCGTTGGCCATAACCGTAACGCACTCCAGCCGGTCGGCGCAACGCGCGGAAGTGATCACCGCCGTGTGGGGCGTCCGAATTTCGGCGATGGCGGCCGGATCCAGATGGTCACCGTGATGGTGGGTGATCAGGATCAGATCGGCATCGGGCATCGTCGCGTAGTCGGCCAGCCGGCTCCAGGGATCCACGTGAATCCGTAGGCTGCCCAGCTGCATCAACAACGTGCCGTGGCCGATGAAGGTGATGGTCAACGGACCGGCCGTCGTTTCGAAGCGGTCTTTCTCCAAGGCGGGGCCGGCGGCGGATGCGGATGCGCCCAGCACAACCAGCAGCAACACGATGGACAATGTGCGCATGTCAGCCTCCCATTCGATGCTTCGATCAGTATAAACTTCCGGCGGACTTCCCGCAACGGGCGGCAGGCGAGATTTGAGTTGCAGCCCCGGCGCGGCCATCGGCCGTCATTCGGCTCACACCATCCGGCGGCCCGAAAATGCAAATTCACCTGCGCGGATGTTCCGATTCTGGTAGGATAAACCGGCGGAGAGGAGATCGCCGATGCCGAAGAAAACGCCGACGACACGACGCCTGCCGGACACGTTGAATTCCGAACCGGCTCGCGATCAGGTGGCGGGTCAAGCTTACATCTGCCTGCGGTGCGGCGCGCTTTATGAATCAGTCCACCCGCCGTTCCCGGTGGGCGGGCTCAACTACAACTACGCCCGCCTCGACGACGATCCCGCCTACGACGGCGTCGGCCGGTGCGGCCGCTGCGGCGGACCGCTGTCGCTGGTCCGGACGTCCGGCACCAGCGGCCGCATGACCTGAGCGCCCCGGCCGGTCCCGCGTCTCAACCCCTCGGATTGCCCAGCTGCAGGTCGAAGCGCTTCTTGGCCTCGGTGACCGCGTCGAGCCCCCGCTGCTCGGCGGTCTCCACGGCCTCCTTGAGCAGGCCGAGCAGCAGGCGGGCGCGGTTGGCGGCGGGATGGCGGCAGTCCGGGTCGCGGCTGACGGCCAGGCGAAGGTCGGCGGCGGCCTTCTCCAATAGACCGTGCTTGAGAAAAATCTCGCCGCGATTGACCAGCGATTGAATGTCGCCCGGCAACAGCGCCTGGGCCTGGTTGTATTCGCCGACCGCCGACGCTGGGCGTCCCAATTTATGGAAGATGACGCCCAGCATGGCGTGGACCAACGCGTTTCCGCTATCGAGCACCGCCAACCCCTCGAAGATCATCCGCGCCTCCGCCAGGCGCCCTTGTTCCACCAGGGCATGTCCCGTGTGAAACAAGGCGGCGAGCTGTGTCGGGGTCATGTCGAGGGCCTCGTCGAGGGTGATTTCACCTTTCAGGAACCGGTTCCGTTTGGTTTGCGCCGCGTCAGCCATCGTTCCTCCTCATCAAAAACCGGGAACTCATCCCGGTACCGCCGGCCGGCGGTACCGCTGCTCAAGACGTCGGAAATTCCGGTACCGCCAGGCTGAGATACCGGTTGCGCTCGGTATACATGTAGTTGCGGCCGACAAGTTCGGCCAGCACGTCGCGGACCCGAGCCGCGGTGTTTGCGCCGCCATTGCCGGCAGCGGCGAAGGCCGCGATCTCGGGCAGCGTTCGGATCGACTCACAGAATTCGAACACGCGGCCGGCCAATCCGTCCAGCACCGCCGTCCTCTCCTCGGAATCCGGCGGCCGGCCCAGCGGACGGTTGTCCTTCAACAGGACAAAGCCGGGTCCCTTGCGGCAGGTGAAGTGGATGAAGCGGAGCAAGGCGGTGTCCTTCCAGTGCTGGATGGCCCGGGCCACCGGACCGATGTAGGTCGCCGGGTTTTCCCCTTCCTGCCGCAGGGTGAAGGAGAAGTGGTAGGCCAGATCCCGCAGGTTGACCCGGTTATCCGGGTAGATGTGGGTGTAGAGGCGCTTGGGGCTGAACCCGGCGATCCCCCAGCGCTCCGGGTCGGCGAAGTAAGGGCTGTAGCGCTGCAGGATGACCCGGGCGACCACCTGCGGCGGATCAAGGTGGGTCAGCGACGGAAGGAGATCCATGATCTCGCGGTAGTGCGCCGCGGTTTCCCCCGGTATTCCGAAGAGAAAGTTCCAGCTCACCGACACGCCGAACGTGGCGCACCATTTCAGTGTCTGCAGGTTCTGGATGACCGTGGTGCCCTTCCGCAACCGCCGGAGCAGGTCCGGGTGCAGTGACTCGATCCCGATCTGCAGATTGCAGACACCCGCGTCCCGCAGCCGGCGGATCTGCTGCCGGGTCATGAGTCCCCGCGCCTCGTAGAAGATTTTCAAGCCGTCCCGCCGGCAGTCCAGGCGCGGCACAAGCTCGTCGAAGAACGACGGGGCGAAGGCGTTGTCCACCGCCTCGAAATCCAGGGTGTGATGGCGCCGGGCCTGCACCCGCAACTCGCGGACTACCCGCCGGCCGGGCTTCGTGCGGAAGGTCATCCGCCGGCCGTTCATCCCGCAGAATGCGCACTGCGCCTTTTCACCCCAGTAGCAGCCACGCGCGCTTTCAAACTGGATCAGGGGGCGCACGCGGTCGGCCAGACCTTCCTCTTGCAGCGCACGATAGTAGGCGGTGTAGTCGGGGATGGGTACCTGCCGCATGTCCACGAGCGGGGGCTGCTCCCGGGCGGGGATCACCCGATCGTCACGACGGCAGGAGACGCCGGGGACCGGATCGTAAAGCCGGCCGGACTGGATGTTTCGCAACAGCTGCGGGAAGGACTCCTCGGCCTCTCCCTCCACCACGTAGTCCACCCAGGGGAACGCCCGCAAGGTTTCCAGCCCCATCACGCCGGCGACGTTGGCCCCGCCGAACACGATCAGCGTCGTCGGATGCCGTTCCTTGATCCGTTTGGCCAACAGAAGGGAGCTGACGTGCTGGGTGAACACGGACGTGAATCCCACCACGGGGAAGTCGCTCCAGGGGACCCGCTCAAGACAATCGTCGATGAAGGGTGGCAGGATGTCGCGGACGATCCCGTCGAAGCCGATGCGGCGACCGCGGCCCAGGTCCAGGAGCTCGGGGCCGTCCCGGCTGATCACGGCGGCGGCGCTGTTGTCCAGCTCACCGGAGCCGTAGGGGCCGAATAGATGCTGGGCGAAGAGCCATTCGCCGATCAGCGGGGCGTCAGAGATCGTCTCGTAAATTTTCAAATTCATCGATGCGGCGAGCCGGATATTCAGGTAGAACGACTCGGCCGGGATGTGGTGCCGGTGCAACACCCGCTCCAGAATGCCCAGCGCCATCGATCCCCGCTTGGCGGTGATCCACGGCATGTTGACCAGCGCCACCCGGAACATCACTCAAACCTCCCGGTCGCCTCGTCGGATGTCCAGCCGCTCGTCCAGGGACAGCAGGTTGCCCACCACCCGCTGCAAGCCGTCCAGGGCGCCCAGCTGATAGCTGAGCCGGGCCAGTTTGCCCACGCCATCAGGAGTGAACGGGTCCATCCGGGCCAAATCCTGCAGCGATTCGTCGATGCCGCCCGGCCAGCCGCCGCCGGTGACGGACGCCACGCCGGGTTCCCGGGCGCTGTCGCGCGCCGAGCGTGCTTCGGACAGCTCCCGGACATAGGGGCCGGCGTCCGGCAGGACGCATTTGGTCCCTTCCCAAACTTCGGCCAACTGCCTCACATACGGTCCGGCTTCAAGCGCGATCCCATGATCCATGGCCTGCTGGTCGGACACCTCCTTGACATAGGGCGCGCCATCGGCGGGGAAGAGTTTGCGGCCGGCCT carries:
- a CDS encoding MBL fold metallo-hydrolase, whose product is MRTLSIVLLLVVLGASASAAGPALEKDRFETTAGPLTITFIGHGTLLMQLGSLRIHVDPWSRLADYATMPDADLILITHHHGDHLDPAAIAEIRTPHTAVITSARCADRLECVTVMANGDARMVKGVYVQAVPAYNIKHKRPNGDPFHPQGEGNGYVLTFGDTRVYIAGDTEYIPEMDLLAGVDIAFLPVNLPYTMTLEMAVEAARRIQPKVLYPYHFGDTDIAKLPPLLADVPGVEVRLRRMP
- a CDS encoding RiPP maturation radical SAM protein 1 is translated as MMFRVALVNMPWITAKRGSMALGILERVLHRHHIPAESFYLNIRLAASMNLKIYETISDAPLIGEWLFAQHLFGPYGSGELDNSAAAVISRDGPELLDLGRGRRIGFDGIVRDILPPFIDDCLERVPWSDFPVVGFTSVFTQHVSSLLLAKRIKERHPTTLIVFGGANVAGVMGLETLRAFPWVDYVVEGEAEESFPQLLRNIQSGRLYDPVPGVSCRRDDRVIPAREQPPLVDMRQVPIPDYTAYYRALQEEGLADRVRPLIQFESARGCYWGEKAQCAFCGMNGRRMTFRTKPGRRVVRELRVQARRHHTLDFEAVDNAFAPSFFDELVPRLDCRRDGLKIFYEARGLMTRQQIRRLRDAGVCNLQIGIESLHPDLLRRLRKGTTVIQNLQTLKWCATFGVSVSWNFLFGIPGETAAHYREIMDLLPSLTHLDPPQVVARVILQRYSPYFADPERWGIAGFSPKRLYTHIYPDNRVNLRDLAYHFSFTLRQEGENPATYIGPVARAIQHWKDTALLRFIHFTCRKGPGFVLLKDNRPLGRPPDSEERTAVLDGLAGRVFEFCESIRTLPEIAAFAAAGNGGANTAARVRDVLAELVGRNYMYTERNRYLSLAVPEFPTS
- a CDS encoding tetratricopeptide repeat protein, which encodes MADAAQTKRNRFLKGEITLDEALDMTPTQLAALFHTGHALVEQGRLAEARMIFEGLAVLDSGNALVHAMLGVIFHKLGRPASAVGEYNQAQALLPGDIQSLVNRGEIFLKHGLLEKAAADLRLAVSRDPDCRHPAANRARLLLGLLKEAVETAEQRGLDAVTEAKKRFDLQLGNPRG